TTTGCTTGGTAGTACCCGCTGGACTGGTCGTCAGTCTCGATCGGGAAGCGCTCGCTGAGGATGCCGTGGCCATCGCTCGAGGCGATGACGCGGTGGTCCTTGTCGAGAAGCATGCAACGTGTGTCGGCCCGCTCTGCCTCGGGAAGGCGAACCTTGCCGACGACGTCGGCCGACTGATTCTGCCAATCGAAGAAGATGCCCATCGCGCCAAGGGCCTTGCCGTTCTCCCGGCCGCCCTCGCGGATCGCGGTGGCATAGGTGCCAACGGTCGCGTCGAGGCTCATGTTCTGCTCCACGTCACAGGCGACATAGTCCGCACCGCTGCGGGTCGCCATCGACTTCTTGAACCACTCGGTGTTGGCGACGCTGCTGCCGGCCACGTGCGGGAAGCGGTCGGGCCGGCCGTTGGCGACGACCTTGCCGTCGGCGTCGGCGATCCACAAGTCGAAGTACACCGTGTAGGAATCGAGGATCACGCCGAGGCGTTGCGAGGCGAACGCGGCCGTTTGGCTGTCCTGTTGGGTCAAC
This genomic window from Planctomycetota bacterium contains:
- a CDS encoding methyl-accepting chemotaxis protein, coding for MHEQMIEVSRDVSSVARQSLTEIQGVTRATKMLATNALIEAAHAGEHGKGFAIVAEEVGRISTNIDTITEHLRDRLDEKFTEMDRLSRSLVVDTKGERLADLALMMIDIIDRNLFERSCDVRWWATDSAVVDALTQQDSQTAAFASQRLGVILDSYTVYFDLWIADADGKVVANGRPDRFPHVAGSSVANTEWFKKSMATRSGADYVACDVEQNMSLDATVGTYATAIREGGRENGKALGAMGIFFDWQNQSADVVGKVRLPEAERADTRCMLLDKDHRVIASSDGHGILSERFPIETDDQSSGYYQANNGDLIAFAKTPGYETYEGLGWYGVIAQRQQAQEQRQAA